A portion of the Mytilus galloprovincialis chromosome 12, xbMytGall1.hap1.1, whole genome shotgun sequence genome contains these proteins:
- the LOC143053706 gene encoding uncharacterized protein LOC143053706, producing the protein MLLAPCVIHPTNRRECGFPGISRKSCEVRGCCYDSSIQDALWFYAADVCHVEPIYRQECGWGGISPEKCESRGCCFDSSIKGVKWCFKKANRQCEVLPNFRLECEWGGIFRKTCEARGCCFNSNTPGTKWCFKKRYN; encoded by the exons ATGCTTCTTg CTCCATGTGTTATACATCCAACAAATCGACGTGAGTGTGGATTCCCTGGAATTTCCAGAAAATCGTGCGAGGTTAGAGGTTGTTGTTACGACTCCAGCATACAGGATGCATTATGGT tTTATGCTGCTGATGTTTGCCATGTTGAACCGATTTACCGGCAAGAATGTGGCTGGGGAGGGATTTCACCAGAGAAGTGTGAATCACGTGGGTGCTGCTTTGATTCAAGTATAAAAGGAGTAAAATGGTGCTTCAAGAAGGCAAACC GTCAATGTGAGGTACTACCAAATTTTCGGCTTGAATGTGAATGGGGTGGGATTTTCCGAAAAACATGTGAGGCAAGAGGCTGTTGTTTCAACTCAAACACACCAGGAACAAAATGGTGCTTCAAAAAGAGATACAATTGA